In Zea mays cultivar B73 chromosome 7, Zm-B73-REFERENCE-NAM-5.0, whole genome shotgun sequence, the following proteins share a genomic window:
- the LOC100277526 gene encoding Protein LHCP TRANSLOCATION DEFECT-like → MASIPCTFQLSTAASRRVSPRVAAQGRGQGGGGAVLRTPLLGAGRRGLGWLRPSRLSRVVPASESGRAGPTCWFKFGNKDAEGAGIYGSQARDDFDRDDVEQYFNYMGMLAVEGTYDKMEALLNQDIHPVDILLMLAASEGDRPKIEELLRAGARFDVKDVDGRTALDRATDETREFILGFAAKKA, encoded by the exons ATGGCGTCCATCCCGTGCACCTTCCAGCTGAGCACGGCGGCGTCGAGGAGGGTGTCGCCGCGGGTGGCGGCGCAGGGGAGAGGCCAAGGAGGAGGGGGAGCGGTGCTGAGGACGCCGCTGCTGGGCGCGGGGAGGCGGGGCCTGGGGTGGCTGCGGCCGTCGCGGTTGAGCCGCGTGGTGCCGGCGAGCGAGAGCGGGCGGGCGGGTCCCACCTGCTGGTTCAAGTTCGGCAACAAGGACGCCGAGGGTGCCGGCATCTACGGCAGCCAGGCCAGGGACGACTTCGACCGCGACGACGTCGAGCAG TACTTCAACTACATGGGGATGCTGGCGGTGGAGGGCACCTACGACAAGATGGAGGCGCTGCTGAACCAGGACATCCACCCCGTGGACATCCTCCTCATGCTGGCAGCCTCCGAGGGCGACCGCCCCAAGATCGAGGAGCTGCTCCGCGCCGGCGCCAGGTTCGACGTCAAGGACGTCGACGGCCGGACGGCGCTCGACCGGGCCACCGACGAGACCAGAGAGTTCATCCTCGGCTTCGCCGCCAAGAAGGCCTGA